The following are encoded in a window of Haloarcula halophila genomic DNA:
- a CDS encoding nascent polypeptide-associated complex protein, with protein MFGGGGGMNPRKMKQMMEQMGIDMDDIDAEEVIIRTPDEELVFTDAEVQLMEAQGQKTYQVVGEPESRELGAGETSDATAEDAEETEETGDDGVDPDDVELVAMRAGVDEDTAREALEANDGDLADAVDQLE; from the coding sequence ATGTTCGGCGGAGGCGGCGGGATGAACCCGCGCAAGATGAAACAGATGATGGAACAGATGGGCATCGACATGGACGACATCGATGCCGAAGAGGTAATTATCCGTACGCCCGACGAGGAACTCGTCTTCACCGACGCGGAGGTCCAGTTGATGGAAGCGCAGGGCCAAAAGACCTACCAAGTCGTCGGTGAACCCGAATCCCGCGAACTGGGCGCTGGCGAGACCAGCGACGCGACCGCGGAAGACGCCGAAGAGACCGAGGAGACGGGCGACGACGGCGTCGATCCCGACGACGTCGAACTCGTCGCGATGCGCGCCGGCGTCGACGAGGACACCGCCCGCGAAGCGCTCGAAGCGAACGACGGCGACCTCGCCGACGCGGTCGACCAACTGGAGTAA
- a CDS encoding transcription factor S, translating to MKFCDECGSMMKTEGDSWVCGSCGYETVRDEATDQQAVTTQGQEESEIVDTSEVDAEDMGPTTGARCPECGNERAYYEMKQIRAADESETRFFTCTECEHKWREDDH from the coding sequence ATGAAATTCTGCGACGAATGCGGCTCGATGATGAAGACGGAGGGTGACAGCTGGGTCTGTGGGAGCTGTGGGTACGAGACGGTCCGCGACGAGGCGACCGACCAGCAGGCGGTGACCACCCAGGGCCAGGAGGAGTCCGAGATCGTCGACACCTCCGAGGTCGACGCCGAGGACATGGGTCCGACGACGGGCGCGCGCTGTCCGGAGTGTGGCAACGAACGGGCCTACTACGAGATGAAACAGATCCGGGCCGCAGACGAGTCCGAGACGCGCTTTTTCACCTGCACCGAGTGCGAACACAAGTGGCGCGAGGACGATCACTGA
- the dapB gene encoding 4-hydroxy-tetrahydrodipicolinate reductase: MTRVAVNGATGRMGTTVIETAADRGLEVVVGFDVEAGEVSGVPVVESDDIAATLDEYEVDVVVDFSIPASTLPLAAACAETGTALVVGTTGFDEDEMASLKDASERTALLKATNFSQGIQVLQRLVGEAVATLDDYDLELMETHHNGKVDAPSGTANTLLETVQKERDVDPVYGREGHAPREDDEIGVFARRAGDIRGEHELILAGNDEVLSLSHRAEDRGVFAAGALDAADWLDGRDAGWYDFGAVVDA; this comes from the coding sequence ATGACACGCGTCGCCGTCAACGGTGCGACCGGCCGGATGGGGACGACGGTCATCGAGACGGCTGCCGACCGTGGCCTGGAGGTCGTCGTCGGGTTCGATGTCGAGGCCGGGGAGGTCTCCGGCGTTCCGGTCGTCGAGAGCGACGATATCGCGGCGACGCTCGACGAGTACGAGGTCGACGTGGTTGTCGACTTCTCGATCCCGGCGTCGACGCTCCCGCTGGCGGCGGCCTGTGCCGAGACCGGCACGGCGCTGGTCGTCGGGACGACCGGCTTCGACGAGGACGAGATGGCGAGCCTGAAAGACGCCAGCGAGCGGACGGCGCTGTTGAAGGCCACCAACTTCTCGCAGGGCATCCAGGTCCTCCAGCGACTGGTCGGCGAGGCCGTCGCCACGCTGGACGACTACGATCTGGAACTCATGGAGACCCACCACAACGGGAAGGTCGACGCCCCCTCGGGGACCGCAAACACGCTCCTCGAGACAGTCCAGAAAGAGCGCGACGTCGATCCGGTCTACGGCCGTGAGGGCCACGCGCCCCGCGAGGACGACGAGATCGGCGTCTTCGCCCGCCGGGCCGGCGATATCCGCGGCGAGCACGAACTGATCCTGGCGGGCAACGACGAGGTCCTCTCCTTGTCTCACCGTGCCGAGGATCGGGGCGTGTTCGCCGCCGGCGCACTCGACGCGGCGGACTGGCTCGACGGCCGTGACGCGGGCTGGTACGACTTCGGCGCGGTCGTCGACGCCTGA
- a CDS encoding PUA domain-containing protein produces MTDRELRGLRRSADYQFGRGAGATLFTPADDLEVTHTSSGRPRQVHDGDGRVVTYGNDGRFRLGPAGGTRLADGFAAPRHRVVVGDESEPFVREGRNVFAKFVQRADPELRPGDEVLVMHAEGTLLAVGRAELPGDGMGDFETGMAVKVRQGIEG; encoded by the coding sequence ATGACCGACCGAGAGCTCCGCGGGCTCCGACGCTCTGCCGACTACCAGTTCGGCCGGGGCGCCGGGGCGACGCTGTTCACGCCGGCGGACGATCTGGAGGTGACCCACACCTCCTCTGGCCGGCCGCGCCAGGTCCACGACGGGGACGGACGAGTGGTGACCTACGGGAACGACGGCCGCTTCAGGCTCGGGCCGGCCGGCGGTACGCGGCTCGCGGACGGCTTCGCGGCCCCGCGACACCGGGTCGTCGTCGGCGACGAGAGCGAACCGTTCGTCCGTGAGGGACGCAACGTCTTCGCGAAGTTCGTCCAGCGGGCGGATCCGGAGTTGCGCCCCGGTGACGAGGTGCTCGTGATGCACGCCGAGGGCACCCTGCTAGCAGTCGGACGGGCGGAACTGCCCGGCGACGGCATGGGCGACTTCGAGACCGGGATGGCAGTGAAGGTCCGTCAGGGCATCGAAGGGTGA
- the lysA gene encoding diaminopimelate decarboxylase — translation MSHPSPPVRRLADWDHDRLSRLAAEHGTPLYVVDLDRVAENYERFAAAFPDAHVMYAAKAHTGRAVLSTLLETGADIECAAWGELQRAIDAGADPDTLQYTAVNPPDHDLDYAVDLAADHPGLTITGGARDTFDRLEARGYDGRVAIRINPGIGTGHHEKVATGKDAKFGIPYDEVPDLAAELDDRFDLVGIHAHAGSGVLHDDLDDHCRAIAKVAEMGRTVERSHDLEFVDFGGGFGVPYREDEEPLDMDVVGEKVRDAVGDLDAQIKLEPGRYVVADAELILTAVNTIKETPAATVVGVDASLATLIRPAMFGSYHPIRNVSAPGRDADPVSVGGPCCTSADVFCTDRPVARPEREDLLAIGNAGAYGYELANQFHSQPRPAEVAIEGDETRVVRERETLSDVTRVER, via the coding sequence ATGAGTCACCCCTCGCCGCCGGTCCGTCGCCTCGCGGACTGGGATCACGACCGACTGTCCCGACTCGCTGCCGAGCACGGGACGCCGCTGTACGTCGTCGACCTCGACCGCGTCGCGGAGAACTACGAACGGTTCGCCGCGGCGTTCCCCGACGCCCACGTGATGTACGCCGCCAAGGCCCACACCGGGCGGGCGGTGCTGTCGACGCTGCTGGAGACGGGCGCGGACATCGAGTGTGCCGCCTGGGGGGAACTCCAGCGAGCGATCGACGCCGGTGCCGATCCCGACACGCTCCAGTACACCGCCGTCAACCCCCCGGACCACGACCTCGATTACGCCGTCGACCTGGCGGCCGACCACCCGGGACTGACGATCACCGGGGGCGCGCGGGATACCTTCGACCGCCTCGAAGCCCGGGGATACGACGGCCGCGTCGCCATCCGGATCAACCCCGGTATCGGTACCGGTCACCACGAGAAGGTGGCGACGGGCAAGGACGCGAAGTTCGGGATTCCCTACGACGAGGTCCCCGATCTCGCAGCGGAACTCGACGACCGGTTCGACCTCGTCGGTATCCACGCCCACGCCGGCAGCGGCGTCCTCCACGACGACTTGGACGACCACTGCCGTGCCATCGCGAAGGTCGCCGAGATGGGGCGGACCGTCGAGCGGTCCCACGACCTGGAGTTCGTCGACTTCGGCGGGGGCTTTGGCGTCCCCTACCGCGAGGACGAGGAGCCACTCGACATGGATGTCGTCGGCGAGAAGGTCCGGGATGCGGTGGGTGACCTCGACGCGCAGATCAAACTCGAACCGGGACGGTACGTCGTCGCCGACGCCGAACTGATCCTCACCGCGGTCAACACGATCAAGGAGACGCCGGCGGCGACCGTCGTGGGGGTCGACGCCTCCCTGGCGACGCTGATCCGCCCGGCCATGTTCGGCTCCTACCACCCGATCCGAAACGTCTCAGCGCCGGGTCGGGACGCCGACCCTGTCTCCGTGGGCGGGCCGTGCTGTACGAGTGCCGACGTGTTCTGTACGGACCGGCCGGTCGCCCGGCCCGAACGGGAGGACCTGCTGGCGATCGGTAACGCCGGCGCGTACGGCTACGAACTGGCGAACCAGTTCCACTCCCAGCCCCGGCCCGCGGAGGTCGCCATCGAGGGCGACGAGACGCGAGTCGTCCGGGAGCGGGAGACGCTGTCGGACGTGACGCGGGTCGAACGATGA
- a CDS encoding M20 family metallopeptidase encodes MTREFDLDSFHRAAVETPSHEDVDAMRELLVETLTEAGVDPTVDELGNVVATRGKGAGTHLVLNTHIDTVPPHLPYERRTEPPGPDETVDGSGGEGDEGPPASEQSSGDQREPRDTGDVVCGRGACDAKGPLAALLEAFLTVAPGDGRVTLAVSIDEETTQTGGAHLAETVDADGFIVGEPTGLDVCTAARGQFEGTVTIHGESAHAADPGSGRNAIRAAAPVLQAMESYDEQRGPADHDVLGRPILTASMIEGGEATNQVPAECTITFDRRSVPPETSDQFCSDLADHLGQWLPDGMALSVELIRPDTPFPEAFATDETDPLVRTLSEASGGDVRPFGAATEASYFAQRGPTVVFGPGELSDDAGAVAHSNREYVRLSAVRTAARAVRETAERLL; translated from the coding sequence ATGACACGGGAGTTCGACCTCGACAGCTTCCACCGGGCGGCCGTCGAGACGCCCTCTCACGAGGACGTCGATGCGATGCGTGAACTGCTCGTCGAGACGCTGACGGAGGCCGGCGTCGACCCGACCGTCGACGAGTTGGGTAACGTCGTCGCGACCCGCGGGAAGGGAGCGGGAACCCACCTCGTGCTCAACACCCACATCGACACCGTCCCACCCCACCTCCCTTACGAACGTCGCACGGAGCCACCCGGACCCGACGAGACCGTCGACGGCAGCGGCGGCGAAGGGGACGAGGGACCCCCCGCCTCGGAACAGTCGAGCGGTGACCAGCGGGAACCGCGAGATACCGGCGACGTGGTCTGTGGTCGCGGCGCGTGTGACGCGAAGGGGCCGCTCGCTGCGCTGCTGGAGGCGTTTCTCACTGTCGCCCCCGGCGACGGGCGGGTGACGCTCGCGGTCTCGATCGACGAGGAGACGACACAGACCGGCGGGGCGCACCTCGCCGAGACGGTCGACGCCGACGGGTTCATCGTCGGCGAACCGACCGGGCTGGACGTCTGTACCGCCGCCCGCGGCCAGTTCGAGGGGACCGTCACCATCCACGGCGAGAGCGCCCACGCGGCGGACCCGGGCAGCGGGCGGAACGCGATCCGAGCGGCCGCGCCCGTGCTCCAGGCGATGGAGAGCTACGACGAGCAGCGCGGTCCCGCCGATCACGACGTCCTGGGGCGGCCGATCCTGACAGCCTCGATGATCGAGGGCGGCGAGGCGACCAACCAGGTACCGGCCGAGTGTACGATCACGTTCGACCGTCGGAGCGTCCCGCCCGAGACGAGCGACCAGTTCTGTTCGGACCTCGCCGACCATCTCGGCCAGTGGTTGCCCGACGGGATGGCGCTCTCCGTGGAGTTGATCAGACCCGACACGCCGTTTCCGGAGGCTTTCGCCACCGACGAGACGGACCCGCTGGTTCGCACACTCAGCGAGGCCAGCGGCGGTGATGTCCGGCCCTTCGGCGCCGCGACCGAAGCCTCCTACTTCGCCCAGCGGGGGCCGACGGTCGTCTTCGGTCCGGGCGAGTTGAGCGACGACGCCGGCGCGGTCGCACACTCGAACCGCGAGTACGTCCGGCTCTCGGCGGTCCGGACCGCGGCGCGGGCGGTCCGTGAGACCGCCGAACGGCTCCTGTAG
- a CDS encoding MFS transporter — translation MVLGTDTRVLTLAFARMADALGNSFLIIVLPLYIASGQVTLTGIVGSELFGFVLREETLIGLVLSLFGLLNSFGQPFTGRLSDRTGRRRAFVLTGLVLFAIGSAAYPFLSSYWAVLGARAFQGIGAAFTIPATIALVNDYAESDSERGGNFGVFNTFRLIGFGFGPIVAGIVITGGLAAEGVVVYDLFGTALSGFNAAFAVAVGGALLSFVLVAVLISDPPVAADAASKDLSIAVMDPDGRGLDSVFVLGIGTFLMATTIALFATLEGPIRMRLDESTFMFSVQFAAVVIANVLLQVPIGRASDRIGRRPFVVAGFVVLVPAVFAQGVVTDPWLMLAARFVQGIAVALVFAPSLALAGDLAGERGSGTTLSVLTMAFGLGVAVGPLASGVLFNLGGFSTPFTVGAVLALVALVLTYTQVSETLTEADGRVEPNPQD, via the coding sequence ATGGTCCTCGGCACCGACACCCGCGTCCTCACGCTGGCGTTCGCCCGGATGGCCGACGCGCTGGGGAACTCGTTTCTCATCATCGTCCTCCCGCTGTACATCGCCAGCGGGCAGGTGACGCTGACCGGAATCGTCGGGAGCGAACTCTTCGGGTTCGTCCTCCGGGAGGAGACGCTGATCGGACTCGTGCTCTCGCTGTTTGGCCTGTTGAACAGTTTCGGACAGCCCTTTACCGGTCGGCTCTCCGATCGGACGGGCCGACGGCGAGCGTTCGTGCTGACGGGACTGGTGCTGTTTGCGATCGGCAGCGCCGCCTACCCGTTCCTGTCGAGTTACTGGGCCGTCCTGGGTGCGCGCGCGTTCCAGGGGATCGGCGCCGCCTTCACGATCCCGGCGACGATCGCGTTGGTCAACGACTACGCCGAGAGCGACAGCGAGCGCGGGGGGAACTTCGGCGTGTTCAACACCTTCCGGCTGATCGGGTTCGGCTTCGGCCCGATCGTCGCCGGCATCGTCATCACCGGTGGACTCGCTGCCGAGGGCGTCGTCGTCTACGACCTGTTCGGGACCGCGCTCTCGGGGTTCAACGCGGCGTTTGCCGTCGCCGTCGGCGGTGCCCTGCTCAGTTTCGTGCTCGTCGCGGTGCTCATCAGCGACCCGCCCGTCGCCGCCGACGCGGCGAGCAAGGACCTCTCGATCGCCGTCATGGACCCCGACGGACGGGGACTGGACTCGGTGTTCGTCCTCGGGATCGGCACGTTCCTGATGGCGACGACGATCGCGCTGTTTGCCACGCTAGAAGGCCCGATCCGGATGCGTCTCGACGAGTCGACGTTCATGTTCAGCGTCCAGTTCGCCGCCGTCGTCATCGCCAACGTCCTCCTGCAGGTCCCGATCGGCCGGGCCAGCGACCGGATCGGCCGGCGGCCGTTCGTCGTCGCCGGCTTCGTCGTCCTCGTGCCGGCGGTGTTCGCACAGGGCGTGGTCACGGACCCGTGGCTGATGCTGGCCGCGCGGTTCGTCCAGGGGATCGCCGTCGCGCTGGTGTTCGCGCCGTCGCTGGCGCTGGCCGGCGACCTGGCGGGCGAGCGCGGGTCGGGGACCACCCTCTCGGTGCTGACGATGGCGTTCGGGCTCGGGGTGGCTGTCGGTCCGCTGGCCTCCGGGGTCCTGTTCAACCTCGGTGGGTTCTCGACGCCCTTTACCGTCGGTGCCGTCCTCGCGCTGGTGGCGCTGGTCCTGACCTACACCCAGGTGAGCGAGACGCTCACCGAGGCCGACGGGCGCGTGGAGCCGAACCCACAGGACTGA
- a CDS encoding 2,3,4,5-tetrahydropyridine-2,6-dicarboxylate N-succinyltransferase: MLGQDLEQNIGDLWTAYEEGATIEDVEPSQLDTLDTFLAALEAGEVRAAEKVDGEWQANEWVKRGILLNFAFRETRSRTYGGVDYHDVLPLRDTDDLGERGTRNTPDGTTIRRGAYLGEDCIMMSPSFVNVGAHVGDGTLIDSCDTVGSCAQIGENVKLGANTLIGGVLEPVESAPVIVEDDVSLGAGCRVTSGFVVGEGSIVGENTLLTPRIPVYDLVEDEVIYGELPPERRAFQRFVDSSVGEHDLFDGGAYKPAVVATDVEEETLEATEREDALRE, from the coding sequence ATGCTCGGACAAGACCTCGAACAGAACATCGGGGACCTGTGGACGGCCTACGAAGAGGGTGCGACGATCGAAGACGTCGAACCGTCGCAACTGGACACGCTCGATACCTTCCTGGCGGCGCTGGAAGCCGGTGAGGTACGGGCCGCCGAGAAGGTCGACGGCGAGTGGCAGGCCAACGAATGGGTCAAACGTGGCATCCTGCTGAACTTCGCGTTCCGGGAGACCCGGAGCCGAACCTACGGCGGCGTCGACTACCACGACGTCCTGCCGTTGCGGGACACCGACGACCTCGGCGAGCGTGGCACACGGAACACACCGGACGGGACGACCATCCGCCGCGGCGCGTATCTCGGCGAGGACTGCATCATGATGTCGCCCTCGTTCGTCAACGTCGGTGCCCACGTGGGCGACGGGACGCTGATCGACTCGTGTGACACCGTCGGTTCCTGTGCTCAGATCGGCGAGAACGTCAAACTCGGCGCGAACACGCTGATCGGCGGCGTCCTCGAACCGGTCGAGAGCGCCCCGGTCATCGTGGAGGACGACGTCTCGCTGGGTGCCGGCTGTCGCGTCACCAGCGGCTTCGTCGTCGGCGAGGGGTCGATCGTCGGCGAGAACACGCTGTTGACGCCCCGGATTCCGGTGTACGACCTCGTCGAAGACGAGGTCATCTACGGCGAGCTACCGCCCGAACGGCGCGCGTTCCAGCGGTTCGTCGACTCCTCCGTCGGCGAACACGACCTCTTCGACGGCGGGGCCTACAAGCCCGCCGTCGTGGCGACCGACGTCGAGGAGGAGACGCTGGAAGCGACCGAGAGAGAGGACGCGCTTCGGGAGTAG
- a CDS encoding methyltransferase domain-containing protein, with translation MAYLFVHEDREYLLEPGERFESDLGILEVPEDVAPGDVVETHLGTGFTVRALRGPDLFTHLKRTGAPMMPRDVGLVLGKTGISGGDRVLDAGTGTGILAAYMGRAGAEVVTYERDADFAAVARENMAVAGVADTVEIRTGDVTDDLDDLAGFDALTLDTEDAPTVVERAPTLLARGGSLAVYSPFVENTRETVAAAREVGLDGIETLDTIQREMDFDDRGSRPSTGGVGHTGYLTVARRP, from the coding sequence GTGGCCTACCTCTTCGTCCACGAGGACCGCGAGTACCTGCTGGAACCCGGCGAGCGCTTCGAGTCCGACCTGGGTATCCTGGAGGTCCCCGAAGACGTCGCGCCCGGAGACGTCGTCGAGACGCATCTCGGGACGGGCTTTACCGTCCGAGCGTTGCGCGGGCCGGACCTCTTTACCCACCTCAAACGGACCGGCGCGCCGATGATGCCCCGCGACGTGGGGTTGGTCCTGGGCAAGACCGGTATCTCCGGCGGCGACCGCGTCCTCGACGCCGGGACGGGGACCGGCATCCTCGCCGCCTACATGGGCCGGGCAGGTGCCGAGGTGGTGACCTACGAACGGGACGCCGACTTCGCCGCGGTCGCCCGGGAGAACATGGCCGTCGCCGGCGTCGCCGACACCGTCGAGATCAGGACCGGCGACGTGACCGACGATCTAGACGACCTCGCCGGCTTCGACGCGCTGACACTGGACACCGAAGACGCACCGACAGTCGTCGAGCGGGCGCCGACGCTGCTCGCGCGCGGCGGGTCCCTGGCGGTCTACTCCCCGTTCGTCGAGAACACCCGCGAGACGGTCGCCGCCGCGCGCGAGGTCGGTCTCGACGGCATCGAGACGCTGGATACGATCCAGCGGGAGATGGACTTCGACGACCGCGGCTCGCGCCCGTCGACGGGTGGGGTCGGTCACACCGGCTATCTCACCGTCGCGCGCCGGCCCTGA
- the dapA gene encoding 4-hydroxy-tetrahydrodipicolinate synthase produces the protein MTAIDFRGVYPAMCTPFHGDEERSIDYETLQEDAQRLEAAGVDGLVPVGSTGESATMTHDEHIDVVEAVIDAVDDVPVIAGTGSNNTREALSLSRRAAQAGADGLLLISPYYNKPEQQGLIDHYTTIADEVDCPQIVYNVPSRTGRNIEADTAVELASHENIAAFKAASGDMGQISEIVERTRDEEFAVLSGDDGMTLPMLSVGAHGCISVAANVEPERTCAMVGAALAEDYERARAIHHELGPLFRALFVETNPIPVKEAMRIRGYGPAHVRSPLTRLSEEHLDHLRDVLATLETEDLEDEYAEAER, from the coding sequence ATGACAGCGATCGACTTCCGCGGCGTGTACCCCGCGATGTGCACGCCGTTCCACGGCGACGAGGAGCGCAGTATCGACTACGAGACACTTCAGGAAGACGCCCAGCGACTCGAAGCCGCAGGCGTCGACGGCCTGGTCCCGGTCGGTTCGACCGGCGAGTCGGCCACCATGACCCACGACGAACACATCGACGTGGTCGAGGCGGTCATCGACGCCGTCGACGACGTTCCCGTCATCGCCGGCACCGGCAGCAACAACACCCGCGAGGCGCTCTCACTGTCCCGCCGGGCGGCACAGGCCGGTGCCGACGGACTCCTGTTGATCTCCCCGTACTACAACAAGCCCGAACAGCAGGGACTGATCGACCACTACACCACGATCGCCGACGAGGTCGACTGTCCGCAGATCGTCTACAACGTCCCCTCCCGCACCGGCCGCAACATCGAGGCCGACACCGCGGTCGAACTCGCGAGCCACGAGAACATCGCGGCGTTCAAGGCCGCGAGCGGCGACATGGGACAGATATCGGAGATCGTCGAACGCACGCGCGACGAGGAGTTCGCGGTGTTATCCGGTGACGACGGGATGACCCTGCCGATGCTCTCGGTGGGTGCCCACGGCTGTATCTCCGTAGCCGCGAACGTCGAACCCGAGCGGACCTGTGCGATGGTCGGGGCGGCACTGGCCGAGGATTACGAGCGCGCACGCGCGATCCACCACGAACTCGGCCCGCTGTTCCGCGCGCTGTTCGTCGAGACCAACCCGATCCCCGTCAAGGAGGCCATGCGCATCCGCGGCTACGGCCCGGCACACGTCCGGTCGCCGCTCACCCGTCTCTCCGAGGAACATCTGGACCACCTGCGGGACGTGTTGGCCACCCTCGAAACCGAGGACCTCGAAGACGAGTACGCGGAGGCGGAGCGATGA
- a CDS encoding DUF5789 family protein produces the protein MSDDEEDEEPAVELGEGPDVEGAPLARVSARLTWGIEHSTIVDREGETTIRTPDGPRELADVLEAVDVPYFSDRREFESAVRDAIGTGPVPTE, from the coding sequence ATGAGCGACGACGAGGAAGACGAGGAACCAGCCGTCGAACTCGGCGAGGGTCCCGACGTCGAGGGTGCGCCGCTGGCCCGTGTCTCCGCGCGGCTCACCTGGGGTATCGAACACAGTACCATCGTCGACCGCGAGGGCGAGACGACCATCCGTACTCCGGACGGTCCCCGGGAACTCGCCGACGTACTCGAAGCCGTCGACGTGCCGTACTTCTCGGATCGCCGCGAGTTCGAGTCCGCCGTCCGGGACGCCATCGGAACCGGTCCGGTCCCGACCGAGTGA
- a CDS encoding NYN domain-containing protein, whose protein sequence is MTVSHSGQRVTVLADAQNLYHTAQSIYSRNIDYSSLLDGAVDGRELTRAIAYVIRADSPEEETFFEALDDIGFETRIKDIKTFQDGSKKADWDVGMSLDAVTLAKHNDAVVLCTGDGDFARLCRYLRHEGCRVEAMGFEESSSEDLKEAVDMFVDLSEDTDRFLL, encoded by the coding sequence ATGACAGTTTCTCATTCTGGACAGCGCGTGACCGTCCTCGCGGACGCGCAGAACCTCTATCATACGGCACAGAGCATCTACTCGCGGAACATCGACTACTCGTCGCTGCTGGACGGTGCCGTCGACGGCCGCGAACTGACCCGCGCGATCGCCTACGTCATCCGCGCCGACTCCCCCGAGGAGGAGACGTTCTTCGAGGCACTGGACGACATCGGCTTCGAGACCCGTATCAAGGACATCAAGACATTCCAGGACGGGTCGAAGAAGGCCGACTGGGACGTGGGGATGAGCCTCGACGCGGTCACGCTGGCGAAACACAACGACGCGGTCGTCCTCTGTACGGGCGACGGCGACTTCGCACGGCTCTGTCGGTATCTCCGTCACGAAGGCTGTCGTGTCGAGGCGATGGGCTTCGAGGAGTCCTCCTCGGAAGACCTCAAGGAGGCCGTCGATATGTTCGTCGACCTGAGCGAGGATACCGACCGGTTCCTCCTCTAG
- a CDS encoding DUF7139 domain-containing protein, whose amino-acid sequence MTSLNDVYDGEVGRVASRRQQVVGMGLFLAGAAGLVAAIAFATTPIGQRFELSEYAAREVAGTVAGLGLPAVILGVFTVLPSGRRTRAAAALGTSVAVLGVALFRSIYPYNWVESAPLLALGVSIVYSLGILAAFWALFAAVATFKTRTDPGGTARMEVTESGTIRLVEDAGSVSSVGGVGLFGGEPDGDVETQTNQASQSAARSDGSGTTEHQPASGGGGQSPDRPDSGPQRSEQRTGETRQWDDRTDSTLDSDIAQAGPESTPTADGGTESVSSDPITDTAVRRGEPDIYCGNCRHFQYVMHDDDIVPYCGFHEKLMDDMDACSAWTNND is encoded by the coding sequence ATGACTAGTCTGAATGACGTGTACGACGGGGAGGTCGGACGCGTCGCATCACGCCGCCAACAGGTCGTCGGGATGGGGCTGTTTCTCGCGGGGGCCGCCGGGCTCGTCGCGGCGATCGCGTTCGCGACCACACCGATCGGCCAGCGGTTCGAACTCAGCGAGTACGCGGCCCGGGAGGTCGCCGGAACGGTCGCCGGGCTGGGGTTGCCGGCGGTCATCCTCGGCGTCTTTACCGTGTTGCCCTCCGGCCGTCGGACCCGCGCCGCGGCGGCGTTGGGTACCAGCGTCGCCGTCCTCGGCGTCGCGTTGTTCCGGAGTATCTACCCCTACAACTGGGTCGAGTCGGCGCCGCTTCTGGCACTGGGTGTCAGTATCGTCTACTCGCTCGGCATCCTGGCCGCGTTCTGGGCGCTGTTCGCGGCCGTCGCCACGTTCAAGACGCGCACCGACCCCGGCGGGACCGCACGGATGGAGGTCACCGAGTCGGGGACCATCCGCCTCGTCGAGGACGCAGGGTCGGTCTCGTCGGTGGGCGGTGTCGGCCTCTTCGGTGGAGAGCCGGACGGGGACGTCGAGACCCAGACCAACCAAGCGAGCCAGTCAGCCGCCCGGAGTGACGGGAGCGGGACGACGGAGCACCAGCCGGCGAGCGGCGGTGGCGGGCAGTCTCCGGACCGGCCGGACTCCGGCCCACAGCGCTCGGAACAGCGGACAGGCGAGACACGGCAGTGGGACGACCGCACTGACTCGACCCTCGACAGCGACATCGCACAGGCCGGCCCGGAGTCGACGCCGACCGCAGACGGCGGGACCGAGAGCGTCTCCAGTGATCCGATCACCGACACTGCGGTCCGCCGTGGCGAGCCGGACATCTACTGTGGCAACTGCCGACACTTCCAGTACGTGATGCACGACGACGATATCGTCCCGTACTGTGGGTTCCACGAGAAACTGATGGACGACATGGACGCTTGCTCGGCCTGGACGAACAACGACTAA